The Amycolatopsis umgeniensis DNA segment GCCGCCCGGCCGCGCCGCGTTCGTAGTTGCGCGCCGAGGTGATCTCGGACTGGCCCATGCCGTCGCCGATGAACAGGATGACGTTGCGGGCGCCGCCGCCCTTGATCGCGGCGCGCACGTCCTGGGTGCGGTCGCCCTGCGCGGCCGCGAGACGGGCGTCGTCGCCGGCGGCGAGCGCGGCGGGCGCCAGCGCGATCAGCGTGACGCCCAGCGCCCCGCCCGCGAGCCATTTGCGCCGTCCTGTGAACAGCGAAGCCATCGAAAATCTCCTTGGGATTACTGAAAATCAGGGCAGTCCCATTAGTCACCGCGCATGTGTGCGGCCGGGGATTTCCGGGTGAACACGGGAAGAACAGCGGCCGTCCGCTAGCGCAGGCTGTGACCCGGTGCGACGATGCCGGTCTCGTAAGCGAACACCACCGCCTGACTGCGGTTGGCGGCGCCCAGTTTGCCGAAAATGTTGCCCACGTGGGTTTTGACGGTTTCGAGGCTGATGACCAGATCGGCCGCTATGTCCACATTGGACATCCCGGTGGCGATGAGCCGCAGCACCTCGGTCTCCCGTTTCGTCAGCGAAGACGGCCGCGGCGCGAGGCCCGACGCCGCCGGGCGAGCGGTGACCAGCCGCCGGATCGCGTCGGGGAACAGCAGTGTCTCCCCGGCGGCGATGGTCCGGATGGCGTGCGCGAACTCCTCCTTGCGCGCACGCTTCAGCAGGAACCCGCTCGCGCCGGCCAGCAGCGCGTCGTAGATGTAGTCGTCGTTGTCGAACGTGGTGATCACGAGGACCTTCGGTGGTTCGGGCACTTCGGCCAGCACCCGCCGGGTCGCCTCGATCCCGTCGACGCCGGGCATGCGGACGTCCATCAGGATCACGTCGGGATGCGTCCGCCGCACCAGGTCGACCACCTCGCCGCCGTCGCCCGCCTCGCCGACCACGGTCAGATCGGGCTGGTTGTCCAGCAGCGAGCGCAATCCGGCGCGCAGCAACGGTTCGTCGTCGACGATCAGGACCCGCAGTGTCATGAGCGCGACCGTAGCGGGATCGTGGTCACCAGGCGCCACAGCGGTTCCCCGTCGATGGCGGGCCCCGCGACGAGCTCGCCGCGCAGCGCCTCGACACGTTCGGTGAGCCCCGGCAATCCGTTGCCGCCGCGGCCGGAAACCGCCGCGTGTTCCATGAGCGGGTTCACGATCTCGATCCGCAGCGCGTCGGCGAGTACCGCCACCCGTACGGTCACCGGGCCGGGATGGGCGTGCCGCAACGCGTTCGTCAGTCCTTCTTGGACGATCCGGTACGCCTCCCGCGAAAGCGTCGCGGGCAGCTCCGCGGCGGGGCCGGTCAGCTCGTAGTCGATCACCGCTCCGCCGGATCGCGCCCGCTCGGCGAGCGTCGCGGCTTCGACGAGCCGTCGTTCGGGTTCGCGGGAAGACCGGTCGTCCCGCAGCAGGCCGAGCACGTGGTCGAGGTCTTCGAGTGCCGCCCGGGACGACTCCTCGATGGTGCCCAGCGCCTTGCGTACCAGTTGCGGTTCGGAATCGACCAGTTCGGCGGCCGCGGCGGCCTGGATGGTCGACGTCGTCAGCGTGTGGCCGATGGAGTCGTGCAGCTCGCGGGCCAGCCGGTTGCGCTGCTCGAAGTGGTTCGCCCGGACCTCGGCCGCGGCGACGCGTTCGGCGGCCGACGGCCCCAGCAGCGCGACCGCGCAGTACTGGAAGAGCTTGGTGAAACCGGCGAGGACGTACGCGATGACGACGAGCGTGACCAGCGCGATCGGCAGCGTCCAGAGTCCGGCGGTACCGGCTTCGATCGTCACCCGCTCGCCGAAGAACTCGATGGGACTGCCGCCGCCTCCCGCCCACACGATGGCGAACACGAAGCCGATCATCAAGAAGCAACCGAGGCCGAACAGCACCCAGCCGAGCGTGGTGTGCACGATCAGCCAGGCCGCCGAGCGCCAGCGCTCCGCCCAGGCGACCTTCGACTGCGGCGGAGGAGAGGCGATCCGGGTGCCCAGCATCTGGTTGGCGAACCAGATGCTCACCCGCCGCATCGGTCCCGGGAGCCCGGCGAGCCCGGCCAGCAGGGCCATCGCGAGCATGCCGTAGACGATCTTCGCCTTCACGTCGCCAGGGATGAGGATCGCGGGGATGAGCGCGATCGGGAACGGGATCGCCGTCATCGCCATACCGAGAAGACCGAACGGCACGCTGCGGTAGCTGCCGATCCGGACCAGTGTTCCGAGGGGGTTGACCATGACGGGAACGCTATTGGGTGCCGCGTGCGCGCACCTCCCACTGCGGTGCCATTTCCCGTCATCCTCAAGAGCGGGACGCCGGTCACAGCCGGTTAGCGGGCGTTAGCGGCGTCCTCCTACACTCGGGCGCGTGGCTCACCGACCTTTGATCGCACCCAGCATCCTCTCCGCGGACTTCGCCCGGCTCGGCGACGAGATCCGCGCCGTCGCGGGGGAGGGGGACACTCGCGCGGACTGGGTCCACGTCGACGTCATGGACGCGCACTTCGTGCCGAACCTGACCCTCGGCCTGCCCGTCGTGCAGTCGCTGATCAAGGCCACCGACGTCCCGATCGACTGCCACCTGATGATCGAGAACCCCGACA contains these protein-coding regions:
- a CDS encoding response regulator transcription factor, with the translated sequence MTLRVLIVDDEPLLRAGLRSLLDNQPDLTVVGEAGDGGEVVDLVRRTHPDVILMDVRMPGVDGIEATRRVLAEVPEPPKVLVITTFDNDDYIYDALLAGASGFLLKRARKEEFAHAIRTIAAGETLLFPDAIRRLVTARPAASGLAPRPSSLTKRETEVLRLIATGMSNVDIAADLVISLETVKTHVGNIFGKLGAANRSQAVVFAYETGIVAPGHSLR
- a CDS encoding sensor histidine kinase is translated as MVNPLGTLVRIGSYRSVPFGLLGMAMTAIPFPIALIPAILIPGDVKAKIVYGMLAMALLAGLAGLPGPMRRVSIWFANQMLGTRIASPPPQSKVAWAERWRSAAWLIVHTTLGWVLFGLGCFLMIGFVFAIVWAGGGGSPIEFFGERVTIEAGTAGLWTLPIALVTLVVIAYVLAGFTKLFQYCAVALLGPSAAERVAAAEVRANHFEQRNRLARELHDSIGHTLTTSTIQAAAAAELVDSEPQLVRKALGTIEESSRAALEDLDHVLGLLRDDRSSREPERRLVEAATLAERARSGGAVIDYELTGPAAELPATLSREAYRIVQEGLTNALRHAHPGPVTVRVAVLADALRIEIVNPLMEHAAVSGRGGNGLPGLTERVEALRGELVAGPAIDGEPLWRLVTTIPLRSRS